In Pseudobacter ginsenosidimutans, the following are encoded in one genomic region:
- a CDS encoding ADP-ribosylglycohydrolase family protein, producing MTIEQVKGALFGVAIGDALGVPAEFKPRSFMELNPVADFEGFKTHNQPPGTFSDDINTCPPEKIISSGYVLHTLFASVWSFMTTDNYKDAVLKAVNLGNDTDTTGAITGGLAGLYYGIGNIPEKWKNEIAGTADIDELSQKLFNMRSKN from the coding sequence ATGACAATTGAACAAGTAAAAGGTGCTTTGTTTGGCGTGGCCATCGGTGATGCACTCGGCGTGCCCGCAGAATTCAAGCCCCGCTCATTCATGGAACTGAATCCGGTGGCGGATTTTGAAGGATTCAAAACGCATAATCAGCCTCCGGGAACTTTTTCCGATGATATCAATACCTGCCCTCCTGAAAAAATTATCTCATCCGGTTATGTATTGCATACCCTCTTTGCATCTGTATGGAGCTTTATGACAACGGACAATTATAAAGATGCCGTCCTGAAAGCCGTCAACCTCGGCAATGATACTGATACGACGGGCGCTATCACAGGAGGACTGGCAGGACTTTATTACGGAATCGGCAATATTCCGGAAAAATGGAAAAATGAAATCGCTGGAACAGCAGATATCGATGAATTGTCGCAAAAGCTGTTCAATATGCGAAGTAAAAATTAG
- a CDS encoding nicotinate phosphoribosyltransferase: MKTNENILLLADAYKYSHHKLYYPGTSTIYSYMESRGGQFNETVFYGLQYFLKHYLEGAVITKEKIDEAAAFLPQVFGRNDVFDRSKFDQILNKYGGRLPVRIKAVPEGSVIPVNNVMMTIENTDPDCFWLSNFLETLLMQVWYPSTVATLSREIRKIVDSYYKDTASSAAQAGIDFVLNDFGFRGVSSVESAGLGGSAHLLNFRGSDTIIGSVLAKNYYEAQQVYGVSVPATEHSVCTLLGEEGELEVFRHVLKSFPTGIVACVSDSFDIFRACSEYWGEELKEMILSRDGVLVIRPDSGDPVFTLLKVFAILMNKFGYTINDKGYKVLPPQVRVLQGDGVNIDMIRFIYGALKVNGISAENLVLGMGGALLQKVDRDTQKFAFKCSYAEVSGKPVDVQKSPVELDSHGQLVQSFKKSKAGKLKLIRKNDQYQTVRQESEPAFEDKLLTVFENGELTNTNNFEAVRSRAALK; encoded by the coding sequence ATGAAAACGAATGAAAACATTTTGCTACTCGCAGACGCTTACAAATATTCCCACCATAAACTGTATTATCCCGGTACTTCCACCATTTACTCTTATATGGAAAGCCGTGGCGGACAATTCAACGAAACTGTTTTTTACGGCCTGCAGTATTTTCTCAAGCACTATCTCGAAGGTGCAGTGATCACAAAAGAGAAGATCGATGAAGCCGCAGCCTTTTTGCCACAGGTATTCGGAAGGAATGATGTGTTCGATCGCAGCAAATTCGATCAGATCCTCAACAAATACGGAGGGCGCCTGCCGGTCCGGATCAAAGCGGTTCCCGAAGGATCAGTGATTCCTGTGAACAATGTGATGATGACTATCGAGAACACAGATCCTGATTGTTTCTGGCTCAGTAATTTCCTGGAAACATTACTCATGCAGGTTTGGTACCCCAGTACGGTAGCTACCCTGAGCAGGGAGATCAGGAAGATCGTAGACTCCTATTATAAGGATACTGCTTCTTCCGCTGCGCAAGCTGGAATTGACTTTGTTCTGAACGATTTCGGTTTCCGGGGCGTTAGCTCCGTGGAGAGCGCTGGCCTTGGCGGATCTGCACACCTGCTCAACTTTCGCGGCAGCGATACCATCATCGGAAGTGTACTCGCAAAGAATTATTATGAAGCTCAACAAGTATACGGCGTTTCCGTTCCTGCTACCGAGCACTCCGTTTGTACATTACTGGGAGAAGAAGGGGAACTGGAAGTGTTCAGGCATGTGCTAAAGTCTTTTCCCACCGGGATCGTAGCCTGTGTGTCTGATTCATTTGATATTTTCAGGGCATGCAGCGAGTACTGGGGCGAAGAGTTGAAAGAAATGATATTGAGCCGCGACGGTGTGCTGGTGATCCGTCCTGATTCCGGTGACCCTGTTTTTACGCTGCTGAAAGTATTCGCCATACTGATGAATAAATTCGGTTACACTATCAACGACAAAGGCTACAAAGTATTACCTCCCCAGGTGCGTGTGTTGCAGGGCGATGGCGTGAATATCGATATGATACGGTTCATCTATGGCGCACTCAAGGTGAATGGTATCAGTGCCGAGAACCTGGTACTCGGAATGGGAGGCGCCCTCTTGCAAAAAGTGGACAGGGATACACAGAAATTCGCTTTCAAATGCAGCTATGCAGAAGTGAGCGGAAAACCTGTAGATGTTCAGAAAAGCCCTGTGGAGCTGGATTCCCATGGACAACTGGTACAATCATTCAAAAAATCGAAAGCAGGAAAGTTGAAACTGATCCGGAAAAATGATCAATACCAAACAGTACGCCAGGAATCAGAACCTGCATTTGAAGACAAACTCCTCACTGTTTTTGAAAATGGTGAATTGACTAACACCAACAACTTTGAAGCTGTCCGTTCAAGAGCAGCATTGAAATAG
- a CDS encoding DUF5682 family protein — protein sequence MAIHILGIRHHGPGSARNVKQFLEQIKPDIVLVEGPPEADGILQWVTDKELVLPVAILCFQPENPQQAVFYPFAEFSPEWQAIQYARKNNIHVRFIDLPISHKFALDAAKEATTPAPADDADNTSQLNSDQDEAQQPLSPTGEEFTESIDPKNLRRDPIHELALAAGYDDGEKWWEHMVEYRKDTSAIFEAVEEMMGALREAYPNADDNMEQLREAHMRKVIRQAEKEMFGNIAVICGAWHAPALKDMPKAKEDIDLLKGLPKVKVECTWIPWTYNRLSFASGYGAGIRSPGWYEHIWHHPHDDGTRWMARVAKLFREQQMDTSVAHVMEAVRLSQSLAALRNLPKAGLEELNEATLSVLCMGENILLSLVNDQLIISDRIGNVPTEIPKPPLQLDIERLQKKLRLPATAEQKEYTLDLRKETDLQRSIFLHRLRLLKLKWGNQSSVSGKGTFKELWTLQWDPAFSIDIIEKGTWGNTVEEAAAKFVMQEAAMSDELRVVCSLLEKSIPANLPAAVEALINGINNLAATSDDVVQLMEVIPALVNVSRYGNVRNTDTTLVMGIVDSMITRICISLPAACVSVDEDAAEHLLELFRKMTEAVNLLQDEALTDQWQQTLKLIAGSSSTAPVISGYATRLLSDYRQLQGDDLVKRFYQSMSPALPPATAAAWLEGFLKGIGTILLLDEGLWSVVNSWLDQLPEDVFMQVLPLLRRTFAHFSQPERRKLGEKAKHGGTGIKSRQTITELDIERAVQGIPVVMKLFNYPIQIPQ from the coding sequence ATGGCCATTCATATTCTTGGAATAAGACATCATGGTCCGGGCTCGGCAAGGAATGTGAAACAATTCCTGGAGCAGATCAAACCGGATATTGTGCTGGTGGAAGGCCCGCCGGAAGCCGATGGCATTCTGCAATGGGTCACGGACAAAGAATTGGTGCTACCTGTAGCCATCCTCTGCTTTCAACCGGAGAACCCGCAGCAGGCGGTGTTCTATCCCTTCGCTGAATTCTCTCCCGAGTGGCAGGCGATTCAATATGCAAGGAAGAACAATATCCATGTTCGTTTCATTGACCTGCCCATTTCGCACAAATTTGCCTTGGATGCTGCAAAAGAAGCCACCACACCAGCGCCTGCCGATGATGCAGATAATACCAGTCAGCTGAATTCCGATCAGGATGAAGCACAACAACCATTATCCCCAACCGGAGAAGAATTCACTGAATCCATCGATCCCAAAAATCTCCGCCGTGACCCTATCCATGAGCTGGCGCTTGCAGCCGGTTATGATGACGGTGAGAAATGGTGGGAGCATATGGTGGAATACAGGAAAGATACCAGCGCGATCTTTGAAGCGGTAGAGGAAATGATGGGAGCGCTTCGCGAAGCATATCCCAATGCGGACGACAACATGGAACAACTGCGCGAAGCGCATATGCGCAAAGTGATCCGGCAGGCTGAAAAAGAGATGTTCGGAAATATCGCAGTGATCTGCGGTGCCTGGCACGCACCGGCATTGAAGGATATGCCGAAAGCAAAAGAAGACATTGACCTGCTCAAAGGATTGCCAAAAGTAAAAGTGGAATGCACCTGGATCCCCTGGACCTATAACCGTCTCAGCTTTGCTTCTGGTTATGGCGCCGGGATCCGGAGCCCGGGATGGTATGAACATATCTGGCATCATCCGCATGACGATGGCACCCGCTGGATGGCCCGTGTGGCAAAGCTTTTCAGGGAGCAACAGATGGACACATCCGTGGCGCATGTGATGGAAGCCGTGCGGCTTTCGCAATCGCTCGCTGCGCTCCGTAATCTGCCCAAAGCCGGATTGGAAGAATTGAATGAGGCCACGCTCAGCGTGCTTTGCATGGGTGAGAACATCCTGCTTTCACTCGTGAATGATCAACTCATCATTTCAGATCGCATCGGCAATGTGCCCACCGAAATTCCTAAGCCACCGCTTCAGCTCGATATCGAGCGCTTACAGAAAAAACTCAGACTGCCTGCAACTGCAGAACAGAAAGAATATACACTCGATCTCCGCAAAGAAACTGACCTGCAACGAAGCATCTTTCTTCACAGGCTCAGGTTACTAAAATTGAAATGGGGAAATCAATCCTCCGTTTCCGGAAAAGGAACCTTCAAGGAATTGTGGACGCTGCAATGGGACCCGGCATTCAGTATCGATATCATCGAAAAAGGAACCTGGGGCAATACCGTTGAAGAAGCAGCCGCAAAATTCGTGATGCAGGAAGCAGCAATGTCCGATGAATTGCGTGTTGTTTGTTCACTGCTGGAAAAATCGATCCCGGCCAATCTTCCCGCAGCTGTAGAAGCCCTGATCAATGGCATCAATAACCTGGCAGCCACCAGCGATGATGTGGTACAACTGATGGAAGTGATCCCGGCACTGGTGAATGTTAGTCGTTATGGCAACGTCCGCAATACAGACACCACACTGGTGATGGGCATTGTAGACAGCATGATCACAAGGATCTGCATCAGCCTGCCCGCTGCCTGCGTTTCCGTGGATGAAGATGCAGCAGAACATTTGCTGGAACTATTCCGGAAGATGACGGAAGCCGTGAACCTGTTGCAGGATGAAGCGCTTACGGATCAATGGCAGCAAACCCTGAAGCTCATTGCCGGCAGCAGTTCCACCGCTCCTGTGATTAGCGGTTATGCCACCCGGTTATTGTCGGACTACCGGCAATTACAGGGTGATGATCTGGTGAAAAGATTTTACCAGTCGATGTCCCCGGCCTTGCCGCCCGCCACCGCTGCTGCCTGGCTGGAAGGTTTTCTGAAAGGAATCGGCACCATCCTGTTATTGGATGAAGGCCTCTGGAGCGTTGTGAACAGTTGGCTGGACCAATTGCCGGAAGATGTATTCATGCAGGTGCTGCCCTTGCTGAGAAGGACCTTCGCTCATTTCTCGCAGCCTGAAAGACGCAAGCTCGGCGAGAAAGCAAAACATGGCGGCACTGGTATCAAATCCCGTCAAACCATTACGGAGCTTGATATAGAAAGAGCTGTTCAGGGCATTCCTGTAGTGATGAAACTTTTCAATTATCCAATTCAAATCCCGCAATGA
- a CDS encoding VWA domain-containing protein — protein sequence MSEHNLRKWRLILGGDQNDGTGMSLGQQDLRIDKTLEALYDSDRRGGLGASSPNVSRWLGDIRSFFPNTVVQVMQKDALKRLDLTQMLTEKEMLENVDADVHLVATLMTLSRVIPEKTKDTARMVVRKVVDELMKKLAQPMQQAITGSLNRSIRNRRPRHNEINWPATIQKNLKHYQPEYKTIIPETRIGYGRKTSSLKDVVLCLDQSGSMGTSVVYSGIFGAVMASIPAIKTKMVVFDTAVADLTEELNDPVELLFGVQLGGGTDINLALTYCQQIITRPSDTVLVLITDLYEGGDPAGMRKRAAELVGAGVQVIVLLALNDDGAPGYDHGEAKFFSGLGVPVFACTPDKFPDMMAAALTKQDLNAWAAKEDLVLKK from the coding sequence ATGAGTGAGCACAATCTTCGCAAATGGCGACTGATCCTCGGCGGTGACCAAAACGATGGCACAGGTATGAGCCTGGGGCAACAGGATCTCCGCATCGATAAAACACTCGAAGCATTGTATGACAGCGATCGTCGTGGCGGGCTCGGCGCATCCTCGCCCAATGTGAGCCGCTGGCTGGGCGATATCCGCAGCTTCTTTCCGAACACCGTGGTGCAGGTGATGCAGAAAGACGCGCTCAAACGCCTCGACCTCACCCAGATGCTCACAGAAAAAGAAATGCTGGAAAACGTGGATGCCGATGTTCATCTCGTGGCAACACTTATGACCCTCAGCAGGGTGATACCAGAAAAAACAAAAGACACGGCGCGGATGGTGGTGCGCAAAGTAGTAGATGAACTAATGAAGAAACTGGCACAGCCCATGCAGCAGGCTATAACGGGAAGCCTCAACCGATCCATCCGGAACAGGAGGCCACGCCACAACGAGATCAACTGGCCTGCAACCATTCAGAAGAATCTCAAACATTATCAACCTGAATACAAGACCATCATTCCGGAAACAAGGATTGGCTATGGAAGAAAAACATCCTCACTGAAAGATGTGGTGCTCTGCCTGGACCAGTCGGGCTCCATGGGCACTTCCGTAGTGTATTCCGGCATCTTCGGCGCGGTGATGGCAAGTATCCCTGCCATCAAAACAAAGATGGTGGTGTTCGATACGGCAGTAGCCGATCTCACGGAAGAGCTGAATGACCCGGTGGAACTGCTGTTTGGCGTTCAGCTTGGTGGTGGCACCGATATCAACCTCGCACTCACCTATTGTCAACAGATCATTACCCGGCCCTCCGATACAGTACTGGTGCTGATCACAGACCTGTACGAAGGCGGCGATCCTGCAGGCATGCGCAAACGTGCGGCCGAGCTGGTGGGGGCTGGTGTGCAGGTGATCGTACTGCTGGCGCTCAATGATGACGGAGCTCCTGGTTACGATCATGGTGAAGCGAAATTCTTCTCCGGCCTTGGCGTGCCTGTTTTTGCCTGCACACCTGATAAGTTCCCGGATATGATGGCGGCCGCCCTCACCAAGCAGGACCTTAATGCCTGGGCTGCAAAAGAAGACCTGGTGCTGAAAAAATAA
- a CDS encoding TIGR02452 family protein produces the protein MNQQQRVAIANHTLEILEAGSYLNKAGNKVDLSIPLQFAVTNTRLFTPDELSLLAENIPAARIETQFEVMNETTCDAARRLVYEGETDPLSLNFASAKNPGGGFLGGALAQEECIARASGLYPCLQKAPEYYNYHRNKNTTLLYSDHMIYSPKVPLIKDEEGELLEEIICTSVITSAAVNAGAVADNERSSLNMILPAMETRIDKLLALCVHYEHEVLILGAWGCGVFRNEPEEIARLFEEALAGKYKGQFRRVVFAVKTNKEAVIEPFRKRFAKRII, from the coding sequence ATGAACCAACAACAACGCGTGGCAATCGCGAACCATACACTGGAGATCCTGGAAGCTGGCTCATATCTCAATAAAGCAGGCAATAAGGTTGATCTGAGTATTCCCCTTCAATTTGCCGTGACCAACACAAGATTGTTTACCCCGGATGAACTGTCGCTCCTTGCTGAAAATATTCCGGCAGCCCGTATTGAAACGCAGTTTGAAGTGATGAATGAGACTACCTGCGATGCAGCCAGAAGATTGGTGTACGAAGGAGAAACGGATCCGCTAAGCCTCAATTTCGCTTCTGCAAAAAATCCCGGCGGTGGATTTCTTGGAGGTGCGCTGGCGCAGGAAGAATGTATTGCGCGGGCATCGGGCTTATATCCCTGTCTGCAGAAAGCCCCGGAATATTACAACTATCATCGCAATAAGAATACTACCCTGCTGTATTCAGATCATATGATCTATTCCCCGAAAGTACCCTTGATCAAGGATGAAGAAGGCGAATTACTGGAAGAGATTATTTGTACTTCTGTGATTACCTCCGCGGCAGTCAATGCCGGAGCGGTGGCGGACAATGAAAGGAGTAGTCTGAATATGATCCTGCCTGCAATGGAAACACGGATAGATAAACTACTGGCGCTTTGCGTGCATTACGAACATGAGGTTTTGATCCTCGGCGCCTGGGGATGCGGCGTGTTCCGTAATGAGCCGGAAGAGATTGCAAGGCTATTTGAAGAAGCATTAGCCGGCAAATACAAAGGGCAGTTCAGACGGGTGGTGTTTGCTGTGAAGACGAATAAGGAGGCGGTGATCGAACCGTTCAGGAAGCGGTTTGCAAAAAGAATCATATGA
- a CDS encoding ATP-binding protein, with protein sequence MSTILRQHAENLFAQELEELKKQDGDQKPVNWVLSPRAVVTYLVGGKLKNGFEVSPKYIGNKRLMEIAVATLTTDRALLLYGLPGTAKSWVSEHLAAAISGNSTLIVQGTAGTGEEAIRYGWNYARLLSEGPTEKALVETPIMRAMKDGKIARIEELTRIGADVQDALITILSEKTLPVPELNIEVQAVQGFNIIATANNRDKGVNELSSALKRRFNTVILPVPDSMEEEIDIVKRRVESFEKVMQLPAEPPALQEIRRIVTIFRELRSGLTLDGKTKVKMPSGTLSTAEAISVVNNGLSMAAYFGDGQLKAHDLAAGIIGAVVKDPVQDRIVWNEYLETVLKTRDDWKDIYRACRDLGA encoded by the coding sequence ATGTCAACCATCTTACGTCAGCATGCAGAAAATTTATTTGCACAGGAGCTGGAAGAACTGAAGAAGCAGGACGGTGATCAGAAGCCCGTCAACTGGGTATTGAGCCCCCGGGCTGTAGTCACTTATCTTGTTGGTGGAAAATTGAAAAATGGATTTGAAGTTTCTCCCAAATACATCGGCAACAAACGACTGATGGAAATTGCTGTTGCTACCCTCACTACAGACCGCGCTCTGCTTTTGTACGGATTGCCCGGAACTGCCAAGAGCTGGGTGAGTGAGCATCTTGCCGCGGCGATCTCTGGCAACTCCACGCTGATTGTTCAGGGAACGGCAGGTACTGGCGAAGAAGCGATCCGCTACGGTTGGAACTATGCAAGACTCTTATCAGAAGGCCCAACAGAAAAGGCGTTGGTGGAAACACCCATCATGCGTGCCATGAAGGATGGAAAGATCGCGCGCATCGAAGAGCTGACGAGGATCGGAGCCGATGTGCAGGATGCTTTGATCACGATCCTTTCTGAAAAAACATTGCCCGTGCCTGAGCTCAATATCGAAGTGCAGGCCGTGCAGGGATTCAATATCATCGCTACTGCCAACAACCGCGACAAAGGCGTGAACGAGCTCAGCTCGGCCCTCAAGCGGCGCTTCAATACCGTAATCCTTCCAGTGCCTGATTCCATGGAAGAGGAGATCGATATTGTGAAAAGAAGAGTGGAAAGTTTCGAGAAAGTGATGCAGTTGCCTGCGGAACCACCGGCATTGCAGGAGATCCGCCGCATCGTTACCATCTTCAGAGAACTCCGCAGTGGTCTTACGCTCGATGGAAAAACTAAAGTGAAAATGCCTTCCGGCACACTCAGCACCGCTGAAGCCATCTCTGTAGTGAACAATGGTCTCAGCATGGCTGCCTACTTCGGAGATGGTCAGCTGAAAGCCCATGATCTTGCAGCAGGCATTATCGGTGCTGTGGTGAAAGATCCCGTGCAGGACAGGATCGTATGGAACGAATACCTGGAAACAGTGCTCAAAACAAGAGACGACTGGAAAGATATTTATCGCGCCTGCCGCGATCTCGGCGCTTAA
- a CDS encoding DUF5691 domain-containing protein produces the protein MEHWNQIVTAAMMGTDKSPLSAAGLPDELSGAAGMIIENKSISKEEQFLQLAALLMNFRQSGVSALPDPGIAAEVAPVETLSWCSIQAMQVLKDIVGEDLDTLIHYWLIRCAEKQQLIHPSLIPAMLEQALYNKKWQPLVAACCGKRGEWLSRFNPAWKFSANQTVDDAWQTGTPEQRKQVLREQRASNPQQAITMLQAVWPQEDAGTRQGFLELLDENISETDLPFLELQFTEKSKKVKAEAVRLMLLIPSSSIIKKYENTLKKLVILQKEKTLLGMSSRLKLQYAPTDSIKQEITELALESKSGQPGYSNEEWIYYQLIKAVQPAFWEQYLQQPGEKIIELFQADELGKKMIPALVLSAVANKDKRWGELLFTNAAIVYTEVLPLIPQQKREEYMLQYFEKLPDEMTDMAFQSEKTWSLPLAMKVLTQFATNPYRYQKNMLLKHVMLIPDEVTGMLSSIRPQEDYKGTMWQNTSHFLRRILEYKKEIIQAFNA, from the coding sequence ATGGAGCATTGGAATCAAATAGTGACCGCTGCCATGATGGGCACGGATAAAAGTCCGCTCAGTGCTGCAGGACTTCCCGATGAGTTGTCCGGAGCCGCAGGCATGATCATCGAAAACAAATCCATCAGTAAGGAGGAGCAGTTCCTGCAACTGGCTGCACTGCTGATGAATTTCCGGCAGAGCGGTGTTTCCGCTCTGCCTGATCCGGGAATAGCCGCAGAAGTGGCGCCGGTGGAAACCCTGTCCTGGTGCAGTATCCAGGCTATGCAGGTGTTAAAGGATATAGTGGGCGAAGATCTGGATACACTTATTCATTACTGGCTGATCCGCTGTGCAGAAAAACAACAACTCATACATCCTTCCTTAATTCCAGCCATGCTGGAGCAGGCCCTATACAATAAAAAATGGCAACCACTGGTTGCTGCCTGCTGTGGGAAAAGAGGCGAATGGTTGAGCCGCTTCAATCCCGCCTGGAAATTTTCAGCCAATCAAACCGTGGATGATGCCTGGCAAACCGGTACGCCTGAACAAAGGAAACAGGTACTGCGTGAACAACGGGCAAGTAATCCGCAACAGGCCATCACTATGTTGCAGGCCGTATGGCCGCAGGAAGATGCAGGAACCAGGCAGGGCTTCCTGGAATTGCTGGATGAAAATATCAGCGAAACAGATTTGCCTTTTCTCGAATTACAATTCACAGAAAAAAGTAAAAAAGTAAAAGCAGAAGCAGTTCGTTTGATGTTGCTGATCCCATCCAGCAGCATCATAAAAAAATATGAGAACACGCTAAAGAAGCTCGTCATATTGCAAAAAGAAAAAACCTTGCTGGGAATGAGCAGCAGGCTCAAACTGCAATATGCGCCCACTGACTCCATAAAACAGGAAATAACCGAACTGGCGCTGGAATCAAAGTCTGGCCAACCAGGCTATTCCAATGAAGAATGGATCTACTATCAACTGATCAAAGCCGTACAGCCAGCATTCTGGGAACAATATCTTCAGCAACCGGGTGAAAAGATCATTGAGCTGTTCCAGGCAGATGAGCTTGGAAAGAAAATGATCCCTGCCCTGGTGCTCTCTGCAGTTGCGAATAAAGACAAGCGCTGGGGCGAACTGCTTTTCACGAATGCTGCAATAGTGTACACGGAAGTGTTGCCACTGATCCCGCAGCAGAAAAGAGAAGAGTACATGTTGCAGTATTTTGAAAAACTCCCGGATGAAATGACAGATATGGCATTTCAAAGTGAAAAAACCTGGAGTTTGCCATTAGCCATGAAGGTGCTGACCCAGTTTGCCACTAACCCTTACCGTTACCAAAAGAACATGCTGCTGAAACATGTAATGCTCATCCCGGATGAAGTAACCGGAATGTTGAGCAGCATTCGACCACAAGAAGATTACAAAGGGACTATGTGGCAGAACACTTCACATTTTCTCAGACGCATCCTGGAATACAAAAAAGAAATCATTCAGGCATTCAACGCATAA
- a CDS encoding SWIM zinc finger family protein, which yields MSLNLTEEQILNLAPDAGSVKSGKELANPSKWVSKGANDRALWGECQGSGSKPYQTQVDLANIAFKCSCPSRKFPCKHGLGLLLHYARQSSSFTVTDEPEWVSSWLSKREEKQEKQTEKKDKPVDEAAQTKRLQAREQKVNDGIEDLRLWISDIIRNGIISMPEKGAAWFEQMAKRMVDAQASGLANQVRNLSDSPFYSEGWQSGFMDQLLQLYLLIEGYRNSETQDPTLLQDIRTGIGFTQKQEELKEQPGITDDWLVLAKQSTERDNITTERCWLYGTNTNQYALILQFIARGQLAQSILTPGMFVNAELVFYPSVLSMRALIKQQNSTSSHKTYQGLNNWKEVAIAETTAFALLPFRSERPYLVRQLKPVRHKDEWWLQDSNGEIMLLKESHRYIWKLLSISGGTPLDAALLGKEDKYKVVGIWNNGEYIIL from the coding sequence TTGAGCCTTAACCTGACTGAAGAACAGATCCTGAACCTTGCTCCTGATGCAGGTTCCGTGAAATCGGGCAAGGAGCTTGCCAATCCCTCTAAATGGGTAAGCAAGGGCGCAAATGACAGAGCCCTCTGGGGCGAATGCCAGGGCAGCGGCAGCAAACCTTACCAAACGCAGGTAGACCTCGCCAATATCGCTTTCAAGTGCAGTTGCCCCAGCAGGAAATTTCCCTGCAAACATGGCCTCGGATTATTACTGCATTACGCACGTCAATCATCTTCCTTTACAGTAACCGATGAACCTGAATGGGTAAGCTCCTGGTTATCTAAACGGGAAGAAAAACAGGAAAAACAAACGGAGAAAAAGGATAAACCCGTTGATGAAGCAGCTCAGACCAAACGCCTCCAGGCCCGTGAACAAAAAGTGAATGATGGAATAGAGGATCTTCGCTTATGGATCAGCGATATCATCCGGAATGGAATCATCAGCATGCCTGAAAAAGGCGCAGCCTGGTTTGAGCAAATGGCTAAAAGGATGGTAGATGCCCAGGCATCCGGGCTCGCCAACCAGGTTCGTAATCTCAGTGATAGTCCTTTCTACTCCGAAGGATGGCAGTCCGGTTTTATGGACCAGCTTCTGCAACTCTACCTTCTCATTGAAGGATACAGGAACAGCGAAACTCAGGACCCCACACTGTTGCAGGATATCCGAACTGGTATCGGTTTCACGCAGAAACAGGAAGAGTTGAAAGAACAGCCAGGTATTACAGACGATTGGCTGGTACTGGCCAAACAGTCTACAGAACGTGATAATATCACCACTGAAAGATGCTGGCTCTATGGAACCAACACCAATCAATATGCGCTGATATTGCAGTTCATTGCACGCGGGCAATTAGCTCAATCAATACTCACGCCCGGCATGTTCGTAAATGCAGAACTGGTGTTCTACCCTTCAGTATTATCAATGCGGGCGCTTATCAAACAACAGAACAGCACCAGTTCCCACAAAACATACCAGGGATTGAACAACTGGAAGGAAGTAGCAATAGCGGAAACAACTGCTTTTGCCCTACTCCCTTTCCGTTCCGAGAGACCATACCTTGTACGGCAACTCAAACCAGTCCGGCATAAAGACGAGTGGTGGCTGCAAGATTCCAATGGTGAAATCATGCTGTTGAAGGAATCACATCGCTATATCTGGAAATTATTATCCATCAGCGGCGGCACACCGCTGGATGCAGCCCTGCTCGGTAAAGAAGATAAATACAAAGTAGTAGGGATCTGGAATAACGGAGAATACATCATTCTATAA
- a CDS encoding RNA 2'-phosphotransferase, producing MEKNLKQISKFMSLVLRHKPETIGLHLDEQGWAAVDELIEKMNEKGAGVDKAIIRQIVDTNDKKRFAFNEDQSRIRASQGHSIDVDLGLEPVTPPDILYHGTAVRFLEAILQDGLLKQNRQHVHLTALKETAIAVGSRHGKPVVLEVNASEMTKAGYEFYLSANNVWLVEIVLPEYISVSGH from the coding sequence GTGGAAAAGAATCTGAAACAGATCAGCAAATTCATGAGCCTGGTGCTTAGGCATAAACCGGAAACGATCGGACTGCACCTGGATGAACAGGGTTGGGCAGCAGTAGATGAACTGATCGAAAAAATGAATGAAAAGGGCGCGGGTGTTGATAAGGCAATCATCCGCCAAATAGTAGACACCAACGATAAAAAGCGATTTGCTTTCAATGAGGACCAGTCCAGGATTCGCGCCAGCCAGGGACATAGCATTGATGTAGACCTCGGACTGGAACCGGTAACGCCTCCTGATATTTTGTATCATGGTACAGCAGTGAGGTTCCTCGAAGCCATCCTCCAGGATGGGCTGTTGAAACAAAACCGCCAGCATGTGCACCTCACCGCATTGAAAGAAACCGCCATCGCTGTTGGCAGCAGGCATGGGAAACCGGTAGTACTGGAAGTGAATGCATCAGAAATGACGAAAGCCGGATATGAATTTTATCTGTCAGCCAATAATGTATGGTTGGTGGAGATAGTGCTGCCAGAATACATTTCAGTATCCGGACATTGA